One stretch of Miscanthus floridulus cultivar M001 chromosome 18, ASM1932011v1, whole genome shotgun sequence DNA includes these proteins:
- the LOC136520689 gene encoding lysM domain-containing GPI-anchored protein LYP6-like produces the protein MPTAATALLLFLAAVAAFRGATAKTTIEPCAGADACPALLGYTLYADMKVSEVAALFGADPAAVLAANALDFASPGAANRILPKGTPLRVPTRCACADGVRKSVAVRYAARPSDTLGSIAEVVFAGLPTADQIRTANGLAAEDPDAPLNPGQKLVIPLPCVCFNSTDNNLPAVYLSYVVQVGDTVESIAASHTTTVTDISNVNAMGSPIVAPGDILAIPLAACASAFPNSASDYGLLVANGTYALTAGNCVECSCGPADLNLYCTPASLTASCSSMQCSNSNLILGNVTAQPTTGGCGISSCNYAGYVNGTIATSLSSGLQPMCPGPHQFPPLTAVPTVANHGSYSPSPAPGPGDAGGAIPGGSGISPSNGPAGNASQAPVINQPCHLLLIFILSLTLSLRMWIPV, from the exons ATGCCGACGGCGGCGACTGCGCTGCTGCTGTTCcttgcggcggtggcggcgttccgCGGCGCGACGGCGAAGACGACGATCGAGCCGTGCGCTGGCGCGGACGCGTGCCCGGCTCTGCTGGGCTACACGCTCTACGCGGACATGAAGGTATCCGAGGTGGCGGCGCTCTTCGGCGCCGACCCGGCCGCGGTGCTGGCTGCCAACGCGCTCGACTTCGCCTCTCCAGGCGCCGCCAACCGCATCCTCCCCAAGGGGACGCCCCTCCGCGTGCCCACCCGCTGCGCCTGCGCCGACGGCGTCCGCAAGTCCGTCGCCGTTCGCTACGCCGCGCGGCCTTCCGACACGCTCGGCTCCATCGCCGAGGTCGTCTTCGCCGGCCTCCCCACCGCCGACCAGATCCGCACCGCCAACGGGCTCGCCGCCGAGGACCCCGACGCGCCGCTCAACCCCGGCCAGAAGCTCGTCATCCCGCTCCCCTGCGTCTGCTTCAACTCCACCGACAACAACCTCCCCGCTGTGTACCTCTCCTATGTCGTGCAGGTCGGGGACACCGTGGAATCCATCGCCGCCAGCCACACAACCACCGTCACTGATATCAGCAATGTGAACGCCATGGGGAGCCCCATTGTCGCACCAGGCGACATCCTTGCCATACCATTGGCTG CTTGCGCCTCAGCATTTCCTAATTCTGCTTCGGACTATGGATTGCTTGTGGCAAATGGAACCTATGCACTGACTGCTGGGAACTGTGTGGAGTGCAGTTGCGGGCCAGCAGATCTCAA TTTGTATTGCACACCGGCTTCACTGACAGCATCATGTTCAAGTATGCAATGCTCTAATAGCAACCTAATTCTTGGTAATGTGACTGCACAACCCACCACTGGTGGCTGCGGTATCTCGTCTTGCAACTATGCTGGCTATGTCAATGGAACCATCGCAACATC GCTATCCTCAGGTCTTCAACCCATGTGTCCAG GACCACATCAATTCCCTCCACTCACGGCGGTGCCAACTGTGGCAAACCATGGGTCTTATTCTCCATCACCTGCACCAGGACCTGGAGACGCTGGTGGTGCCATCCCAGGAGGTTCCGGCATTTCTCCTTCAAATGGGCCTGCTGGGAACGCCTCGCAAGCGCCCGTGATTAATCAACCATGCCATTTGCTCCTCATTTTCATTCTTTCTCTGACATTGTCCTTGCGGATGTGGATTCCTGTGTAG
- the LOC136520688 gene encoding aspartic proteinase nepenthesin-1-like → MKNQLVVLLVLLIALPVRAVPASGAVVVAALLTHADAARGLATPELVRRMAHRARARRRLLSASSHDERPAVRVGLGAGGGGIVTNEYLVRLAVGTPPRPVALTLDTGSDLVWTQCAPCRDCFHQGLPLLDPAASSTYAALPCGAPRCRALPFTSCGGRSWGSNRSCAYVYHYGDKSVTAGEIATDRFTFGGDNGGGNGDGDSLPTRRLTFGCGHFNKGVFQSNETGIAGFGRGRWSLPSQLNVTSFSYCFTSMFESKSSLVTLGGEPAELYSHAHLSGEVRTTPLLKNPSQPSLYFLSLKGISVGKTRLPVPEAKFRSTIIDSGASITTLPEQVYEAVKAEFAAQVGLPPSGVEGSVLDLCFALPVTALWRRPAVPSLTLHLEGADWELPRGNYVFEDLGARVMCVVLDAAPGEQTVIGNFQQQNTHVVYDLENDRLSFAPARCDSLVASL, encoded by the coding sequence ATGAAGAATCAGCTCGTGGTGTTGCTGGTACTACTGATCGCGCTCCCCGTGCGCGCGGTGCCTGCCTCCGGCGCCGTCGTCGTGGCGGCGCTGCTCACGCACGCCGACGCCGCCCGCGGCCTCGCGACGCCCGAGCTCGTGCGGCGAATGGCGCACCGCGCCAGGGCGCGCCGCCGGCTCCTGTCCGCCTCTTCGCACGACGAGCGACCCGCCGTGCGCGTGGGgctcggcgccggcggcggcgggatcgTGACGAACGAGTACCTGGTGCGCCTGGCGGTCGGCACGCCGCCGCGGCCCGTGGCGCTGACGCTCGACACCGGCAGCGACCTCGTCTGGACGCAGTGCGCGCCCTGCCGCGACTGCTTCCACcagggcctcccgctcctggaccCAGCGGCGTCCTCCACGTACGCCGCCCTCCCCTGCGGCGCGCCGCGGTGCCGCGCGCTACCGTTCACGTCATGCGGCGGCCGGAGCTGGGGCAGCAACCGGAGCTGCGCCTACGTCTACCACTACGGCGACAAGTCGGTCACCGCCGGCGAGATCGCCACCGACCGCTTCACCTTCGGCGGGGacaacggcggcggcaatggcgatggcgacaGCCTCCCCACGCGGCGCCTGACCTTCGGCTGCGGCCACTTCAACAAGGGCGTGTTCCAGTCGAACGAGACCGGCATTGCCGGCTTCGGCAGGGGGAGGTGGTCGCTGCCCTCCCAGCTCAACGTCACCAGCTTCTCCTACTGCTTCACCTCCATGTTCGAGTCCAAGAGCAGCCTCGTCACTCTCGGCGGCGAGCCGGCCGAGCTCTACAGCCACGCGCACCTCAGCGGGGAGGTCCGGACCACCCCGCTCCTCAAGAACCCCTCGCAGCCGTCGCTCTACTTCCTCTCGCTCAAGGGCATATCCGTGGGCAAGACACGGCTGCCGGTCCCGGAGGCCAAGTTCCGGTCGACGATCATCGACTCGGGCGCCTCGATCACGACGCTCCCCGAGCAAGTGTACGAGGCCGTGAAGGCGGAGTTCGCGGCGCAGGTCGGGCTGCCGCCCAGCGGCGTGGAGGGGTCGGTGCTCGACCTCTGCTTCGCGCTCCCCGTGACGGCGCTCTGGCGCCGCCCCGCCGTCCCGTCGTTGACGCTGCACCTGGAGGGCGCCGATTGGGAGCTGCCGCGCGGCAACTACGTGTTCGAGGACCTCGGTGCGCGCGTCATGTGCGTCGTGCTGGACGCGGCGCCCGGGGAGCAGACCGTCATCGGCAACTTCCAGCAGCAGAACACGCACGTCGTGTACGACCTCGAGAACGACAGGCTGTCCTTCGCTCCGGCACGGTGCGACAGCCTTGTAGCTTCACTCTAG
- the LOC136520626 gene encoding serine/threonine-protein phosphatase 7 long form homolog, translating into MSPTKRRGGGRHGHGRGRAAVAEKDMDHLETSAPSSPSTSDREDQLVLIPRQSPACYVGPSEVSSTLLNPKINHRSDAIFGDQAVEQLKLRHHKPLKFHERYRPYLRDAGLLGLAQICQKMPQLDKALITALVERWRPETHSFHLASGEITVTLQDVAMLFALPIDGRPVCSTTDHDYAQVVLDCLGQDARGPAMPGKSFLHYKWLKKNFYELPEEADDMTVERHVRAYILSLLCGVLFPDGTGRMSLIYLPLIADLSRVSTYSWGSAVLAFLYRSLCSVASSHNIKNIGGSLLLLQLWSWERFHVGRPLVRSPLCTEIGIEQDLPPIGFRWVGARTQSENATRCLKQYRDELNLQRVDQVKWEPYLQIEPSTLPPLCTRDVDLWLTQAPLINFPIVEMYLPERVMRQFGLRQCIPPPFRPTLQSLHRISRRGKERENWEETHHEYIQEWEARRQRIFRDTEQYDPSSYEEYLRWYSGATRRYLVPATSDDVEAGPSAPTDDSLDLQYQAKSPIIRKAVDKLEVMVKKAKRAMTTTADTTTQALVAEFLHGFEDVLQDLGEIQNNSDSAVPPFHSDTSPHVGAAASQQAPQFLLEAQENIDTNQEGQQEEDEELNTVERASFALEPMEEENDFSNNVFPENPSLGVEENCDSAAPATEICDAATPMTDLVVPQSDEDLHQDQHLEDHAEMEQTILMGEPKCEEGDGSSFVLPPSPPELMLEEQDDPGLVALDTESCTVQQSLEVGEAGDQENPSTAEHGVMIVEHTGEENNNCNGVYSSCPPSSAIVDPIQIEQ; encoded by the exons ATGTCTCCTACAAAGAGAAGAGGAGGTGGTCGCCATGGTCATGGTCGTGGAAGAGCTGCTGTGGCAGAAAAAGATATGGATCATCTCGAAACCTCTGCACCTTCTTCACCAAGTACCTCTGACAGGGAAGATCAGCTTGTGTTGATTCCAAGACAATCCCCAGCTTGCTATGTAGGACCATCAGAAGTATCCTCCACGTTACTCAACCCTAAGATCAACCATCGTTCCGATGCGATTTTTGGTGATCAG GCAGTGGAGCAGTTGAAGTTACGTCATCACAAGCCTTTGAAATTTCATGAGAGATATCGGCCTTATCTGAGAGATGCAGGTTTGCTTGGGCTTGCACAAATTTGCCAGAAGATGCCTCAGTTGGACAAAGCATTGATTACTGCCCTTGTTGAGCGTTGGAGGCCAGAGACCCATAGCTTCCACTTGGCCTCTGGGGAGATAACTGTTACACTTCAAGATGTCGCAATGTTGTTTGCTCTTCCTATTGATGGTCGTCCGGTTTGTTCTACCACTGATCATGATTATGCGCAAGTGGTCCTTGATTGTTTAGGCCAGGATGCAAGGGGGCCAGCAATGCCTGGAAAGTCCTTCCTGCATTACAAATGGCTTAAGAAAAACTTTTATGAATTACCAGAGGAGGCGGATGATATGACAGTTGAAAGGCATGTTCGAGCATATATACTGAGCCTTTTATGCGGGGTACTCTTTCCAGATGGGACAGGAAGGATGAGTCTGATATATCTTCCTCTGATTGCTGATCTTTCACGTGTTAGCACATACAGCTGGGGTTCTGCAGTTCTAGCATTCCTGTACCGATCTCTTTGCTCAGTTGCCTCCTCCCACAATATCAAGAATATTGGCGGTTCATTGCTTCTCTTGCAGCTTTGGAGTTGGGAGCGCTTTCATGTTGGCAGACCATTGGTTAGGTCTCCTTTATGCACAGAGATAGGCATTGAACAGGACTTACCTCCAATCGGCTTCCGTTGGGTGGGGGCACGCACACAAAGTGAGAATGCTACTCGCTGCCTTAAGCAGTACAGAGATGAACTGAACCTTCAGCGAGTTGATCAGGTGAAGTGGGAACCCTACCTGCAGATAGAGCCCTCAACCTTACCCCCACTTTGTACAAGAGACGTGGACCTGTGGCTTACACAAGCTCCATTAATAAACTTCCCTATAGTTGAAATGTATTTGCCTGAGCGAGTGATGAGGCAATTCGGGCTTCGACAATGCATTCCACCACCTTTTCGGCCTACGCTACAGTCATTACATCGTATTAGTAGACGTGGCAAAGAACGAGAGAACTGGGAAGAAACACACCATGAGTATATCCAGGAATGGGAAGCACGACGACAGCGCATATTTCGAGATACAGAGCAATATGATCCATCATCTTATGAGGAGTATCTGCGCTGGTACTCAGGAGCAACACGGCGGTACCTTGTCCCAGCAACCAGTGATGACGTTGAAGCGGGACCTTCAGCTCCAACTGATGATTCCTTAGATCTTCAGTACCAAGCCAAGTCTCCAATAATCCGCAAAGCA GTTGATAAACTGGAAGTTATGGTGAAGAAGGCCAAGAGAGCCATGACAACGACAGCTGATACAACCACTCAAGCCTTGGTTGCTGAGTTTCTGCATGGCTTTGAAGATGTCTTGCAAGATCTTGGTGAGATCCAGAATAATAGTGACTCAGCTGTTCCACCTTTTCATTCGGATACTAGTCCACATGTTGGTGCAGCTGCAAGTCAACAGGCACCTCAATTTTTGCTTGAAGCTCAAGAAAATATAGATACCAACCAAGAAGGGCAACAAGAGGAAGATGAAGAACTTAACACAGTGGAGCGCGCTTCATTTGCCCTGGAGCCTATGGAAGAGGAAAACGACTTCTCCAACAATGTGTTCCCTGAAAATCCTTCACTGGGTGTGGAGGAAAACTGTGATTCAGCTGCACCAGCCACTGAGATTTGTGATGCAGCCACTCCCATGACTGATTTGGTTGTTCCTCAATCGGATGAGGATCTCCATCAAGATCAACATCTAGAAGACCACGCTGAAATGGAGCAGACTATATTGATGGGGGAGCCTAAGTGTGAGGAGGGTGATGGTTCCAGCTTTGTGCTCCCACCAAGCCCTCCAGAACTGATGCTGGAGGAACAGGACGACCCAGGGTTAGTAGCTCTAGATACTGAATCATGTACCGTGCAGCAGAGCCTTGAAGTTGGAGAGGCTGGGGATCAGGAAAACCCTAGCACAGCTGAGCATGGCGTCATGATAGTGGAGCATACGGGTGAGGAAAACAACAATTGCAATGGCGTTTATTCTTCCTGCCCACCTTCATCTGCCATTGTTGATCCCATCCAAATCGAGCAGTGA